The following proteins are encoded in a genomic region of Glycine max cultivar Williams 82 chromosome 18, Glycine_max_v4.0, whole genome shotgun sequence:
- the LOC100805188 gene encoding protein SULFUR DEFICIENCY-INDUCED 1 has product MEEPSGCNKSAPKGKKDDLYHVLHKVPYGDSPYVRAKHAQLVEKDPEAAIVLFWKAINSGDKVDSALKDMAVVMKQLDRSDEAIEAIRSFRSLCSKQSQESLDNVLIDLYKKCGKIDEQIEMLKRKLKLIYQGEAFNGKLTKTARSHGKKFQVSIKQETSRLLGNLGWAYMQKMNYMMAEVVYRKAQIIDPDCNKACNLGLCLIRQARYEEAQLVLEDVLKGNLPGSDDSKARKRAQDLRTELRSMLPPPHFSDLLGLDDEFIKGLEQLMNEWGPIRSKRLPIFEEISSFRDQLAC; this is encoded by the exons ATGGAAGAACCAAGTGGTTGCAACAAGAGCGCtccaaaaggaaaaaaggatgACCTTTACCATGTACTTCACAAGGTCCCTTATGGAGATAGCCCTTATGTCAGAGCTAAGCATGCCCAG CTGGTAGAAAAGGACCCGGAAGCTGCAATTGTATTATTTTGGAAAGCAATAAATTCTGGGGATAAAGTGGACAGTGCTCTAAAGGATATGGCAGTAGTGATGAAGCAATTGGACAGATCTGATGAAGCCATTGAAGCCATTCGTTCATTTAGAAGCCTTTGCTCCAAACAATCCCAAGAGTCCCTTGATAATGTACTAATAGATCTTTATAAG AAATGTGGAAAAATAGATGAGCAAATAGAAATGCTGAAGCGAAAGTTGAAGTTGATCTACCAAGGTGAGGCCTTCAATGGGAAACTCACCAAGACAGCAAGGTCTCATGGCAAGAAGTTCCAAGTTTCTATCAAACAAGAAACTTCAAGATTACTG GGAAACCTGGGCTGGGCCTATATGCAAAAGATGAACTACATGATGGCTGAGGTGGTGTATCGGAAAGCCCAAATAATTGATCCGGATTGTAACAAGGCCTGTAACTTGGGCCTGTGCCTCATCAGACAAGCCAGATATGAAGAGGCACAATTGGTTCTTGAAGATGTATTAAAAGGAAATCTTCCCGGCTCAGATGATAGCAAGGCAAGGAAACGGGCCCAAGATCTCCGAACAGAGTTGAGATCCATGCTACCGCCACCACATTTCTCAGATCTTTTGGGCCTAGATGATGAGTTCATCAAAGGACTGGAACAATTGATGAATGAATGGGGCCCAATTAGATCAAAGAGACTTCCAATTTTTGAGGAGATTTCTTCATTTAGAGATCAATTAGCATGTTAA